From Paenibacillus graminis, a single genomic window includes:
- a CDS encoding DinB family protein, translated as MSSVQIEDYLNTYDQLVQSLEGLSEEQLRWKASPSSWSVTEVLAHLADHSIVVSFRIRDILAGTEVQLPVFNQDAWVSGQHSNGGHAADSLELFRSLLHYNSLLFNRLGDGDWEKSGINFKGEAVSIADILRSFTGHVQTHLAQIERIKQDAVSRAVARFH; from the coding sequence ATGAGCAGCGTGCAAATCGAGGATTATCTCAATACGTATGACCAATTGGTACAGTCACTGGAAGGGCTGAGCGAGGAACAGCTCAGGTGGAAAGCCTCACCGTCCAGCTGGAGTGTCACCGAGGTGCTCGCGCATCTGGCCGATCACAGCATCGTGGTTTCCTTCCGCATCCGCGACATTCTGGCCGGGACTGAGGTGCAGCTGCCGGTATTTAACCAGGACGCCTGGGTTAGCGGCCAGCATTCCAATGGAGGCCATGCTGCTGACAGTCTGGAGCTGTTCCGCAGCCTTCTTCACTACAACAGTCTGCTGTTCAACCGGCTGGGTGACGGGGACTGGGAGAAAAGCGGAATTAACTTCAAGGGGGAAGCCGTCAGTATTGCGGACATTCTCCGCAGCTTCACAGGGCATGTGCAGACGCACCTGGCCCAGATAGAGCGGATTAAGCAGGACGCTGTAAGCAGGGCGGTAGCGCGGTTCCATTAA
- a CDS encoding amidohydrolase, whose protein sequence is MSIRNAEQGIQALNETVIGIRRHLHRHPELSNEEFETTQYIITLLEQAGITIIDYGLTTGVIAEIGGLQEGPVVALRADIDALPIQEETGLPYASLHPGKSHACGHDFHTAALIGAAYQLKQQESYLKGKVRLLFQPAEEKAKGAQQIIACGALEGVHAVIGMHNKPDLPVGTIGITGGPLMAAADGFVVEVQGAGAHAAVPEAGTDPIVAASHIVTALQSIVSRNVSALQSAVVSVTKLHSGNSWNIIPETAVLEGTIRTFDEAVRSKVLERFGQVAAGVAAAFGAEAAVRWLGGPPPVNNDAGLARLGEETAAELGFHYVKPQPSPAGEDFAFYQRVVPGLFVFVGTGGSREWHHPAFNLDEAALPVGTAFFADLAVRVLKHFSAEEGAAS, encoded by the coding sequence ATGAGTATTCGCAACGCGGAGCAGGGTATACAGGCGTTAAATGAAACGGTGATCGGCATCCGCCGCCATCTTCACCGGCACCCGGAGCTTTCGAACGAGGAATTCGAAACGACCCAATATATTATCACTCTGCTGGAGCAAGCCGGAATAACTATTATTGACTATGGCCTGACGACAGGTGTCATTGCGGAGATCGGCGGACTGCAGGAGGGCCCGGTGGTGGCCCTGCGCGCCGATATTGATGCGCTGCCGATTCAGGAGGAAACCGGGCTGCCCTATGCTTCGCTTCATCCCGGCAAAAGTCATGCCTGCGGGCATGACTTCCATACGGCGGCGCTGATCGGTGCCGCCTATCAATTGAAACAGCAGGAGTCTTATCTGAAAGGAAAGGTCCGGCTTCTATTCCAGCCCGCTGAGGAGAAAGCGAAAGGCGCTCAGCAGATTATAGCCTGCGGAGCGCTGGAAGGCGTTCATGCAGTCATCGGCATGCATAATAAGCCGGACCTGCCAGTAGGCACCATTGGCATCACCGGCGGGCCATTGATGGCGGCGGCAGACGGATTTGTGGTGGAGGTGCAGGGAGCCGGAGCGCACGCGGCCGTGCCGGAGGCAGGAACCGACCCCATTGTGGCGGCTTCGCATATCGTTACGGCGCTGCAGAGCATCGTCAGCCGCAACGTCAGCGCACTGCAAAGTGCGGTAGTCAGCGTTACGAAGCTGCATAGCGGAAATTCCTGGAACATTATCCCGGAAACGGCGGTACTGGAGGGCACGATCCGCACTTTTGACGAAGCTGTGCGGAGCAAAGTGCTGGAACGCTTCGGGCAGGTGGCTGCCGGTGTAGCCGCTGCCTTTGGAGCCGAAGCGGCAGTGCGCTGGCTCGGCGGACCGCCGCCGGTGAATAATGATGCCGGGCTGGCCCGGCTGGGCGAAGAAACCGCTGCCGAGCTTGGTTTCCATTACGTGAAGCCGCAGCCTTCGCCGGCGGGAGAGGATTTTGCCTTTTATCAGCGCGTAGTTCCCGGATTGTTCGTATTCGTGGGCACCGGGGGAAGCCGTGAGTGGCATCATCCTGCGTTCAATCTGGATGAAGCGGCACTGCCGGTGGGAACGGCATTCTTTGCTGACTTGGCTGTACGGGTGCTGAAGCATTTCTCTGCGGAAGAGGGTGCCGCCTCATAG
- a CDS encoding LLM class flavin-dependent oxidoreductase — protein MTKPKQLKLGALLHGVGGSTSMWRHPDAKPDASVNFELYKSWVQKAEEGKLDLIFIADGLYINEKSIPHFLNRFEPLTILSALAGVSSKIGLVGTLSTSYSEPFTVARQFGSLDVISGGRAGWNVVTSPLEGSALNYGRKEHPDHGKRYRIAAEYLQVARGLWDSWEDDAFVRNKETGVFFDPEKMHTLDHEGEFFSVKGPLNIARSQQGGPVIFQAGSSEVGKNYASQVADAVFTGHDTLEEAQEFYRDVKTRVASFGRNPDEVLIFPGIGPILGDTPEEAERKYQEVAGLVTIENALNYLGRFFEHHDFSQYPLDEPFPELGDLGRNSFQSGTDKIKKNAKEKGLTLREVALQAATPRSSFIGTPEQVADQIQAWFEAGAADGFMLAAAVPNGLEEFVDRVVPILQERGLFRTEYESDTLRGNLGLPVPANRYVQAKEPSPLV, from the coding sequence ATGACCAAGCCCAAACAACTGAAGCTGGGTGCGCTGCTGCACGGAGTCGGAGGCAGCACATCAATGTGGCGCCATCCCGACGCCAAACCGGATGCCAGTGTGAACTTTGAACTATACAAGTCGTGGGTGCAGAAGGCTGAGGAAGGCAAGCTGGATTTGATCTTCATAGCAGACGGTTTGTATATCAATGAGAAATCCATTCCGCATTTCCTGAACCGTTTTGAGCCGCTGACCATTCTTAGCGCACTGGCGGGAGTCAGCAGCAAGATTGGTCTGGTCGGCACGTTGTCCACCTCCTATAGCGAGCCTTTCACCGTAGCGCGGCAATTCGGATCACTGGATGTGATCAGCGGCGGGCGGGCAGGCTGGAATGTGGTAACTTCGCCGCTGGAAGGCTCTGCACTGAATTATGGCCGGAAGGAGCATCCCGACCATGGCAAACGCTACCGGATTGCTGCGGAATATTTGCAGGTGGCCCGCGGCTTGTGGGACTCCTGGGAGGACGATGCGTTTGTCCGCAATAAGGAGACAGGTGTCTTCTTTGATCCGGAAAAAATGCATACACTGGACCATGAAGGTGAATTTTTCTCCGTCAAAGGCCCGCTGAACATCGCCCGCTCGCAGCAGGGCGGGCCGGTTATTTTCCAGGCGGGTTCCTCAGAGGTCGGGAAGAATTATGCCTCCCAAGTGGCGGATGCCGTTTTCACAGGGCATGACACGCTGGAGGAAGCGCAGGAATTCTACCGGGACGTGAAGACGCGCGTGGCTTCGTTTGGGCGAAATCCCGATGAGGTGCTGATCTTCCCCGGCATCGGTCCCATTCTTGGCGATACGCCGGAGGAAGCGGAGCGCAAATATCAGGAGGTGGCCGGACTCGTAACGATTGAGAACGCGCTGAATTATCTGGGCCGGTTTTTTGAGCATCATGATTTCTCGCAATATCCGCTGGATGAGCCTTTTCCGGAGCTGGGAGACTTGGGCCGGAACAGCTTTCAGAGCGGCACGGATAAAATCAAGAAAAATGCCAAGGAAAAAGGCCTGACCCTGCGTGAGGTTGCCCTGCAGGCGGCTACTCCGCGCAGCAGCTTCATCGGTACACCGGAGCAGGTTGCGGATCAGATTCAGGCCTGGTTTGAAGCCGGGGCAGCGGATGGGTTTATGCTGGCAGCGGCTGTGCCGAACGGCCTGGAGGAATTTGTAGACCGTGTGGTTCCGATCCTGCAGGAACGGGGATTGTTCCGCACCGAATACGAAAGTGATACTCTGCGGGGCAATCTTGGTCTTCCGGTTCCGGCCAACCGCTATGTGCAGGCTAAGGAGCCTTCACCGCTGGTGTGA
- a CDS encoding LLM class flavin-dependent oxidoreductase: MAITISVLDQSPIYPGETPEEAFQHTVKLAQLSERLGFRRFWVSEHHDSEQIAGSSPEVLVSHLLAKTEHIRVGSGGIMLQHYSPYKVAENFNVLASLAPGRVDLGVGRAPGGLPRSTQALQQGSTEAPSLTDKIMELEQYVHNRLAADHPLAGLKAGPIPGIPPELYVLGASVASAEIAASLGLPYVFSLFISGDQAVALEAIRAYRSGFDTSLGREPQAIIALAVLAADTEAEAKELAGAHKLIRIHLASGRTLTVATREQAEEFTRQSKEAYTLEEREPEITKGTKEAVREQLLALAGASGVTEFIVTTNVQSFDKRLRSFELLHEAFAEVPAEA; the protein is encoded by the coding sequence ATGGCTATTACAATCAGCGTATTGGATCAAAGTCCAATCTATCCCGGTGAAACCCCGGAAGAAGCCTTTCAGCATACGGTCAAGCTGGCTCAGCTGTCCGAACGGCTGGGCTTCCGCCGTTTCTGGGTTTCAGAGCATCATGATTCCGAGCAGATAGCAGGCTCATCCCCGGAGGTGCTGGTCTCGCATCTGCTTGCCAAAACAGAGCACATCCGGGTAGGCTCCGGCGGCATCATGCTCCAGCATTACAGTCCTTATAAGGTAGCGGAAAATTTCAATGTGCTGGCTTCGCTGGCGCCGGGACGGGTGGACCTTGGAGTCGGCCGGGCTCCGGGAGGATTGCCCCGGAGCACTCAGGCGCTGCAGCAGGGCAGCACCGAAGCGCCTTCCCTGACGGACAAAATTATGGAGCTGGAGCAATACGTGCATAACCGGCTGGCAGCGGATCATCCGCTGGCCGGGCTCAAAGCGGGACCTATTCCGGGTATTCCGCCTGAGCTCTACGTGCTGGGCGCTAGCGTAGCCAGCGCGGAAATTGCCGCCAGCCTTGGACTGCCTTATGTATTCTCACTGTTCATCAGCGGTGATCAGGCGGTGGCGCTGGAAGCGATCCGGGCCTACCGGAGCGGTTTTGACACTTCGCTGGGGAGAGAGCCACAGGCCATAATCGCCCTTGCCGTGCTGGCTGCCGACACGGAGGCGGAGGCCAAAGAGCTGGCCGGAGCGCATAAGCTGATCCGGATTCATCTGGCCAGCGGCAGGACGCTGACGGTGGCTACCCGCGAGCAGGCGGAAGAGTTTACCCGGCAGAGCAAGGAGGCCTATACGCTCGAAGAGCGGGAGCCGGAGATTACGAAGGGAACCAAGGAAGCTGTCCGCGAGCAGCTGCTGGCGCTGGCCGGGGCTTCCGGTGTCACAGAGTTCATCGTGACGACGAATGTCCAGTCCTTTGACAAGCGGCTCCGCTCCTTTGAGCTGCTGCATGAAGCATTCGCTGAAGTGCCTGCGGAGGCATAG
- a CDS encoding amino acid ABC transporter ATP-binding protein, with product MIKLKQISKSFGRHQVLNHIDLTVAKGEVVVILGPSGSGKTTLLRCVNYLEKPSGGEIAIGDFKLDCRHARKKDIHQLRQRTAMVFQQYNLFRHKTALENVMEGLLIVKKLPKEEARKKSIALLEKVGLGAKLDAYPSQLSGGQQQRVGIARALALEPEVILFDEPTSALDPELVGEVLAVIRKIAKEGITMIVVTHEMGFARDVANHVVFMDGGVIVEEGTPTEVFNHPREERTKQFLKRITPELNYSI from the coding sequence ATGATTAAGCTGAAGCAGATTTCGAAGTCCTTCGGACGCCATCAGGTGCTGAACCATATTGATCTGACAGTTGCGAAAGGTGAGGTTGTGGTCATTCTCGGCCCCAGCGGCTCAGGTAAAACCACGCTGCTCCGCTGCGTGAACTATCTGGAGAAGCCCAGCGGCGGAGAAATCGCCATCGGGGATTTCAAGCTGGACTGCAGGCATGCCCGCAAGAAGGACATTCACCAACTGCGGCAGAGGACGGCGATGGTCTTCCAGCAGTACAATCTGTTCCGGCACAAAACAGCGCTGGAGAATGTGATGGAGGGACTGCTGATCGTGAAGAAGCTTCCGAAGGAGGAAGCGAGGAAAAAAAGCATCGCGCTGCTGGAGAAGGTGGGCCTCGGCGCGAAGCTGGACGCCTATCCGAGCCAGCTGTCCGGGGGCCAGCAGCAGCGGGTCGGGATTGCCCGGGCGCTCGCGCTGGAGCCGGAAGTGATTCTGTTCGATGAGCCTACCTCGGCGCTTGACCCGGAGCTGGTGGGTGAAGTGCTTGCTGTCATCCGCAAAATTGCCAAGGAAGGCATCACGATGATTGTGGTGACGCATGAGATGGGCTTTGCCCGCGATGTGGCCAATCACGTGGTGTTTATGGACGGCGGGGTCATTGTAGAAGAGGGGACACCAACGGAGGTGTTCAACCATCCGCGGGAAGAAAGAACCAAGCAGTTCCTGAAGCGGATTACGCCGGAGCTGAACTATTCGATCTAG
- a CDS encoding YfbR-like 5'-deoxynucleotidase, which yields MGIHKYFRSLNELERIIRCPGKFKFEEHSVAAHSWKVVQYAKTLADIEEQNGAVIDWKKLYEITSSHDYGEIFIGDIKTPVKHSSLQLRSLIQQVEEGMIDNFIKEHIPEEFKSIFYQQLREGKDESVEGLILEVADKMDQVYEAFAELQRGNTEKEFVVMYRNALIKIKNIELKCVEYFLTEILPDMVNEETISSIDIRQITEEALAL from the coding sequence ATGGGAATTCATAAATATTTCCGTTCGCTGAACGAGCTGGAACGTATTATCCGCTGCCCCGGTAAATTCAAATTCGAGGAGCACAGCGTGGCCGCCCATTCCTGGAAGGTCGTGCAGTATGCCAAAACACTGGCCGACATAGAGGAGCAAAACGGTGCCGTCATTGACTGGAAGAAGCTGTACGAAATTACAAGCAGCCACGATTATGGTGAGATTTTTATCGGCGATATCAAAACCCCGGTCAAGCATTCATCGCTGCAGCTGCGGTCCTTAATCCAGCAGGTTGAAGAGGGGATGATCGATAATTTCATTAAGGAGCACATTCCCGAGGAGTTCAAAAGCATCTTCTACCAGCAACTTCGTGAAGGTAAGGATGAGTCGGTGGAAGGGCTGATTCTGGAGGTCGCCGACAAGATGGACCAGGTGTATGAGGCTTTTGCCGAGCTGCAGAGAGGGAACACGGAGAAGGAATTTGTGGTAATGTACCGCAATGCGCTGATCAAGATCAAGAACATTGAGCTCAAATGTGTTGAGTATTTCCTGACGGAAATTCTGCCGGATATGGTGAATGAAGAAACGATATCCTCCATTGATATCAGACAAATTACGGAAGAGGCGCTGGCGCTGTAG
- a CDS encoding PspA/IM30 family protein, whose product MSIFQRITTLTKAAIHEGLNKLEDPVLLTGQYLRDLEEKIATAETKQREFQAAASVLERRIYENQVLAERSEAEAMQAMNEGNEPAARAAVMAKLRYTESVQECTAGLEETRETLAVLDSSLLNAREEHKRLKAKRAELAARARKAAELKRASESSCYSAHPGHPGQILNAGAASRGFERMEDKINEWEAAAESSAHYSAATPESPLNSAVEAELERLRNRKAGDSK is encoded by the coding sequence ATGAGTATTTTCCAAAGAATCACAACCCTGACCAAGGCGGCAATCCACGAAGGACTGAATAAATTGGAGGACCCGGTACTGCTGACCGGACAATATTTGCGGGATCTGGAGGAAAAAATCGCCACCGCCGAAACCAAACAGCGTGAGTTCCAAGCAGCAGCGAGTGTGCTGGAGCGCCGTATCTACGAAAACCAGGTGCTGGCTGAACGAAGCGAAGCGGAAGCCATGCAGGCGATGAATGAAGGGAACGAACCTGCGGCCAGAGCAGCGGTCATGGCTAAGCTGCGCTACACCGAAAGTGTTCAGGAATGCACCGCAGGGCTGGAAGAAACCCGTGAAACGCTCGCAGTCCTGGACAGCAGTCTTCTGAATGCCCGGGAAGAGCATAAACGTCTTAAGGCAAAAAGAGCCGAGCTGGCAGCCCGCGCCCGCAAAGCGGCTGAATTAAAACGCGCCTCCGAAAGCAGCTGCTATTCTGCCCATCCCGGACACCCTGGACAAATCTTGAATGCCGGCGCGGCCTCACGCGGCTTCGAGCGCATGGAAGACAAAATCAACGAATGGGAAGCCGCCGCCGAAAGCTCTGCACATTATTCCGCAGCCACCCCTGAATCCCCGCTAAACAGCGCCGTTGAAGCCGAGCTGGAACGCCTCCGCAACCGTAAGGCCGGAGACAGCAAATAA
- a CDS encoding PspC domain-containing protein, whose amino-acid sequence MKKLYRSESDKRISGVCGGLARYLNIDTTLIRLLAVATALFSLGTVVFLYILASILMPKEHYNSYPEGYEYY is encoded by the coding sequence ATGAAAAAATTGTACCGTTCCGAAAGTGACAAGAGAATCAGCGGCGTCTGCGGAGGATTGGCCCGTTATTTGAACATCGATACCACCCTCATCCGGCTGCTGGCTGTCGCCACTGCCCTGTTCAGCTTAGGCACTGTAGTGTTCCTGTACATTCTGGCAAGCATCCTGATGCCTAAAGAGCACTACAACAGTTACCCTGAAGGTTATGAGTACTACTAA
- a CDS encoding AAA family ATPase has translation MIYLRSFKLSNYTDRNPNIYPDYVFKHVAGEVLLFDRITVLYGNNGSGKSTLLNVISNKLEIPGAERMTSYGHSVYAQRFLDLSSYQLGHDEQEREIRQLPKGCRYMKSEDILYEIKKIQQSSVLREGILNEQISRGMSEAQAAQYEATYAFKKKMEDIQFSQEKYSNGETSMQFFEEYLLPGQLYLLDEPETSLSPANQIRMAEQINELARYFDSQFIIATHSPFVLGTLHAKIYNLDARPLQTAEWFELDNVQFFFRFFNKHKQLFE, from the coding sequence ATGATTTATTTGAGAAGCTTTAAGCTTTCTAATTATACGGATCGGAATCCCAACATTTACCCTGATTATGTATTTAAGCATGTGGCTGGTGAGGTGCTGTTGTTCGATCGGATTACAGTGCTATATGGAAATAATGGTAGCGGAAAATCCACTTTACTCAATGTAATTTCCAACAAACTTGAAATCCCGGGAGCTGAAAGAATGACAAGCTACGGGCATAGTGTTTATGCTCAGCGATTCCTTGATTTGAGCAGCTATCAGCTTGGGCATGATGAGCAAGAGCGTGAAATCAGGCAACTTCCAAAAGGATGCCGATATATGAAATCAGAGGATATTTTATATGAGATTAAGAAGATACAGCAATCTTCCGTGCTGCGTGAGGGAATACTAAATGAACAAATTAGCAGAGGGATGAGCGAGGCTCAGGCGGCACAGTATGAGGCTACATATGCGTTCAAAAAGAAAATGGAAGATATTCAATTTTCACAAGAAAAATACTCTAATGGAGAAACGTCCATGCAATTTTTTGAGGAATATCTGCTGCCCGGGCAATTGTATTTATTGGACGAGCCGGAAACGTCACTTTCTCCTGCCAATCAAATACGGATGGCAGAACAAATCAATGAGCTGGCACGATATTTCGATAGTCAATTTATTATTGCCACTCATTCTCCCTTTGTTTTAGGCACGTTACATGCAAAAATTTATAATCTCGATGCCAGGCCTCTTCAGACAGCAGAATGGTTTGAGCTAGATAATGTGCAATTTTTTTTCCGATTTTTCAATAAGCATAAGCAATTGTTCGAATGA
- a CDS encoding amino acid ABC transporter permease codes for MKLDPSFIWTAFVQILSAIPTTLYITLVSVSAGFIIGIAVALIRIYKVPFLHPLATGYVTFIRGTPMLTHLLLIYFGLPMIIDGLAAHFGWGFRSVSIPMIGFAYIAFSITAGAYMSEVVRSGLLAVDRGQMEAAHSVGMTTAQSLRRIVFPQALAAGLPNLSNSVIGMLHGSTLAFTVSVVDINAQAQIVASTNWKFFEAYLAAALIFWGLTFLIERATGLIEKRINLYNRGGVL; via the coding sequence ATGAAGCTGGACCCTTCATTTATATGGACAGCATTTGTGCAAATTCTCAGTGCAATCCCAACGACGCTGTATATTACGCTTGTTTCGGTAAGTGCCGGTTTCATCATTGGAATCGCTGTTGCGCTCATCCGGATTTACAAGGTGCCGTTCCTGCATCCGCTCGCCACCGGGTATGTCACCTTTATCCGCGGGACGCCGATGCTTACCCATCTGCTGCTGATCTATTTCGGACTGCCGATGATCATTGACGGGCTGGCGGCGCATTTCGGCTGGGGTTTCCGGTCGGTATCCATTCCGATGATCGGCTTTGCCTACATTGCCTTCTCGATTACGGCAGGCGCCTATATGTCTGAGGTAGTCCGCTCGGGTCTGCTGGCGGTGGACCGCGGGCAGATGGAGGCCGCCCATTCTGTAGGCATGACTACGGCCCAGTCGCTGCGGCGGATTGTTTTCCCCCAGGCCCTGGCGGCGGGCTTGCCGAATCTCTCCAATTCCGTGATCGGCATGCTGCATGGATCAACCCTTGCTTTTACGGTTTCGGTCGTGGATATCAATGCCCAGGCGCAGATCGTGGCCTCGACGAACTGGAAGTTTTTTGAGGCTTATCTGGCGGCAGCGCTGATCTTCTGGGGGCTAACGTTTCTGATTGAACGGGCTACCGGCCTGATCGAAAAGCGGATCAATCTATACAACCGGGGGGGAGTCCTATGA
- a CDS encoding carbonic anhydrase, which produces MTPSKRLARILFPIMIMSVMAGCGGDKQNGEADGTQKPQATASAHHAHWSYEGETSPEHWAELDELFLACSTGKAQSPINILQEKVKDDESLSPVVVEYSPSPVAMINNGHTIQVNLKNQDNRITVEGKTYTLQQFHFHLPSEHEVDGKHADMELHFVHKNEEGQLAVLSVLITKGTENAGLNKLWSLLPNEESEEEVPVGGDFDMNKLLPADLHSFRYQGSLTTPPCTEGVQWIVLENPVQWSGEQINQYGAIFPHDNRPVQALGAREIESDE; this is translated from the coding sequence ATGACTCCGAGCAAAAGGCTAGCCCGAATACTCTTTCCAATCATGATCATGTCTGTGATGGCGGGCTGCGGAGGTGACAAGCAGAACGGCGAGGCCGATGGCACACAGAAGCCGCAGGCTACGGCAAGCGCTCACCATGCCCATTGGTCCTACGAAGGGGAAACCTCACCTGAGCATTGGGCGGAACTTGATGAGCTATTCTTGGCATGCAGTACCGGCAAGGCCCAGTCCCCCATTAATATTCTCCAGGAGAAAGTGAAGGATGACGAGAGCCTGTCGCCTGTTGTAGTGGAGTATTCTCCGTCTCCGGTAGCTATGATTAATAACGGCCATACTATTCAGGTTAATTTGAAGAACCAGGACAACCGGATCACTGTTGAAGGCAAAACATATACCCTGCAGCAGTTTCATTTCCACCTGCCCAGCGAACATGAGGTGGATGGCAAACATGCGGACATGGAGCTTCATTTTGTACATAAAAATGAAGAAGGCCAGCTTGCGGTGCTGAGTGTACTGATTACTAAAGGTACAGAAAATGCCGGACTGAACAAGCTTTGGTCCTTGCTTCCGAACGAAGAAAGTGAAGAGGAGGTTCCGGTGGGGGGTGACTTCGACATGAATAAGCTGCTTCCGGCAGATCTTCATTCCTTCCGCTACCAGGGATCGCTCACCACGCCGCCATGCACCGAAGGTGTGCAGTGGATCGTCCTGGAAAATCCGGTTCAATGGTCCGGGGAGCAAATTAATCAATATGGCGCTATTTTCCCGCATGATAACCGTCCTGTACAAGCACTCGGGGCCCGGGAAATAGAATCGGATGAGTAG